From one Rhodoferax sp. PAMC 29310 genomic stretch:
- a CDS encoding HTH-type transcriptional regulator ArgP, with translation MLDARQLDALAAVLEYGGFGPAAQALNLTLAAVSLRIKGLESALGQRLLVRGKTVRATPAGQVLLAHIKQLRLMESDLLAGLSGGGAGDKALWQTLSVAVNADSLTSWFLPGLASSLMRHHLLLDVVIDDQDHTHDALKHGDVMGCVSALAQPMRGCLAESLGVMRYRCVASPAVVKSCHTQSGALSVHRLLATPAVIFNRKDALQDAFLAQHFNLSSPHYPRHFVPAVDAFESALEHGLGWGMVPDVYLTDRAGPLPLAQILPGSAVDVSLYWHHWEREPASAQRLTLAVKQAASRALIAVI, from the coding sequence ATGCTGGACGCCCGACAACTCGATGCCTTGGCCGCCGTGCTGGAATACGGCGGATTTGGCCCTGCCGCACAGGCACTGAATCTCACGCTGGCGGCGGTGTCGCTGCGCATCAAAGGCCTTGAGTCGGCTCTGGGTCAGCGCCTGTTGGTGCGCGGCAAAACCGTGCGTGCCACACCGGCAGGCCAGGTGCTGCTGGCCCACATCAAACAGCTTCGATTGATGGAGTCGGATTTACTGGCGGGATTAAGCGGCGGCGGGGCAGGTGACAAAGCACTGTGGCAAACCTTGAGCGTGGCAGTGAATGCGGACTCATTGACCAGTTGGTTTTTGCCGGGGCTGGCCAGTTCGCTGATGCGCCACCATCTGTTGTTGGACGTGGTGATTGACGATCAGGATCACACCCACGACGCCTTGAAACACGGTGATGTGATGGGCTGCGTCAGCGCGCTTGCTCAACCCATGCGCGGCTGCCTGGCCGAGTCGCTGGGTGTCATGCGATACCGCTGCGTGGCATCCCCGGCGGTGGTCAAAAGCTGTCATACCCAAAGCGGCGCTCTGTCGGTGCACCGTTTATTGGCCACGCCAGCAGTCATTTTCAACCGCAAAGACGCTTTGCAGGATGCCTTCTTGGCGCAACACTTCAACTTGAGTTCTCCCCACTACCCGCGCCATTTTGTACCAGCGGTTGATGCGTTTGAGAGTGCCTTGGAACACGGTCTCGGCTGGGGCATGGTGCCGGACGTCTATTTGACAGACCGTGCCGGCCCGCTGCCGCTGGCTCAAATTCTGCCAGGATCCGCGGTGGATGTTTCTTTGTATTGGCACCACTGGGAGCGAGAGCCCGCGTCTGCGCAGCGGTTGACGCTCGCAGTCAAGCAAGCGGCAAGTCGTGCCTTGATTGCCGTAATTTAG
- a CDS encoding HpcH/HpaI aldolase/citrate lyase family protein has product MNNPFKTLLARKDLPAGYPVGSWVMSASPVVAEAMGCAGYDWAVLDMEHTPLDMMEIIYLLQAVAGTPMVPITRVPWNDAVMVKRVLDAGVQTVMFPFVQSAEEARRAVSAAKYAPEGSRGMAGMSRASRFGTVKDYFKVANAGVSVIVQVETPESMACIEEIASVPGVDSIFMGPGDLSGAMGHVGDLLHPEVVALMADGVKRCHQVGKPVGTVGGTPEAVALYRAAGFDYIGCGSDLGLLMRQNAAVLSAIRAQDIQIQSQGY; this is encoded by the coding sequence ATGAACAACCCTTTCAAAACCTTGTTGGCGCGCAAAGACCTGCCTGCCGGCTACCCGGTCGGTTCCTGGGTCATGTCGGCCAGTCCGGTGGTGGCCGAGGCCATGGGCTGCGCCGGTTACGACTGGGCGGTGCTGGACATGGAACACACACCACTGGACATGATGGAGATCATCTATCTGCTGCAGGCCGTGGCGGGCACCCCCATGGTGCCCATCACCCGCGTGCCGTGGAATGACGCCGTGATGGTCAAGCGGGTGCTAGATGCCGGCGTGCAGACGGTGATGTTTCCCTTTGTTCAGTCGGCTGAAGAGGCCCGGCGGGCGGTGTCTGCCGCCAAATACGCCCCCGAGGGTTCGCGTGGCATGGCAGGCATGAGCCGCGCCTCCCGATTTGGCACGGTCAAGGACTATTTCAAGGTGGCCAACGCGGGGGTGAGCGTCATTGTGCAAGTTGAAACCCCAGAGTCCATGGCCTGCATTGAAGAAATTGCGTCCGTACCGGGCGTCGATTCGATCTTCATGGGGCCGGGTGATTTGAGCGGCGCCATGGGCCATGTGGGAGATTTGTTGCACCCCGAGGTGGTGGCGCTGATGGCCGATGGCGTGAAGCGCTGTCACCAGGTGGGCAAGCCCGTGGGCACCGTGGGCGGCACGCCCGAGGCGGTGGCCTTGTACCGGGCGGCCGGGTTTGACTACATTGGTTGCGGCTCTGACTTGGGCTTGCTGATGCGCCAAAACGCTGCTGTGCTGTCGGCCATTCGGGCGCAGGACATTCAAATTCAAAGTCAAGGGTATTGA
- a CDS encoding carbohydrate ABC transporter permease translates to MNWSWSSMQLRVIAAGLVVINGFFPAVWILFTSLKSETELVQKPITWWPQNVTLQNYVQAFTDQPLLRYLSNSLIVALGATALSLLVSACAAYAIARLNLKYRQVILTTIIASSMFPLVTLLVPIFETFRAMDLLNTYTALILPYVVLNLPVCTLVLVSFFQSIPKDLENAAMIDGCTRMGALWRIVVPLAAPGVFTAGILAFVNAWDEFLLALSLNSSASMRTLPVGISLYQGEFTFPWPIISAALIVAIVPIAVLIAVFQERVVGGLTQGGLKG, encoded by the coding sequence ATGAACTGGAGCTGGTCATCCATGCAACTGCGCGTGATTGCCGCCGGTCTGGTGGTCATCAACGGCTTCTTTCCCGCCGTCTGGATTTTGTTCACCTCGCTCAAAAGCGAAACCGAGCTGGTTCAGAAGCCCATCACTTGGTGGCCGCAAAACGTCACCCTGCAAAACTATGTGCAGGCCTTCACCGACCAACCCTTGCTGCGTTACCTGAGCAACAGTTTGATTGTTGCGCTGGGGGCCACCGCACTGTCTTTGCTGGTGTCGGCCTGCGCCGCGTATGCGATCGCCCGGCTCAATTTAAAGTACCGCCAAGTTATTTTGACGACCATCATCGCATCCAGCATGTTCCCGCTGGTGACTTTGTTGGTGCCCATTTTTGAGACCTTCAGGGCCATGGACTTGCTGAACACCTACACCGCACTCATCTTGCCGTATGTGGTGCTGAACCTGCCGGTGTGCACGCTGGTGCTGGTGAGCTTTTTCCAGAGCATTCCCAAAGACCTGGAGAACGCCGCCATGATTGACGGCTGCACCCGCATGGGTGCGTTGTGGCGCATTGTGGTTCCCCTGGCCGCGCCTGGCGTGTTCACGGCCGGCATTCTGGCCTTTGTGAATGCCTGGGATGAGTTCTTGCTGGCCTTGTCGCTGAACTCGTCGGCCAGCATGCGCACGCTGCCTGTGGGCATTTCGCTGTACCAGGGCGAGTTCACCTTCCCCTGGCCCATCATCTCGGCGGCACTGATTGTTGCCATTGTTCCGATTGCGGTGCTCATCGCCGTGTTTCAGGAGCGTGTGGTGGGTGGTTTGACGCAAGGCGGCCTGAAAGGCTGA
- a CDS encoding SDR family NAD(P)-dependent oxidoreductase has protein sequence MSYTPYPSLRDRVVFISGGSSGIGAELVRAFAAQGSRVAFCGTKPDGGKALIDELNQAGHTQLMYEACDVRDIPALQAYLTRVGTAWGPIRVLVNNAGRDDRHSLDELTPEYWDNCLNLNLRHQVFATQTVARQLREAKVGGSVINMGSISWMRGRPNLIGYTASKAAISGMTRTLARELGVDAIRVNALVPGAIVTERQTALWRNPEEDQKFIDLQCLKFRLDSAHVARSTLFLAADDSDGITGQNLIVDAGLAQVSVAG, from the coding sequence ATGAGTTACACCCCTTACCCTTCACTGCGCGATCGCGTTGTTTTTATCTCTGGCGGCTCATCCGGCATTGGTGCCGAGTTGGTTCGCGCTTTTGCCGCGCAGGGCAGCCGTGTCGCTTTTTGCGGCACCAAGCCCGATGGTGGCAAAGCCCTGATTGACGAGCTGAACCAGGCTGGGCACACGCAGTTGATGTATGAAGCCTGCGATGTGCGAGACATTCCCGCCTTGCAGGCCTATTTAACCCGCGTGGGAACCGCTTGGGGCCCCATTCGCGTGCTAGTCAACAACGCGGGCCGGGATGACCGCCACTCGCTGGACGAACTGACGCCCGAGTACTGGGACAACTGCCTGAATTTGAATTTGCGGCACCAAGTGTTTGCCACACAAACTGTGGCAAGGCAACTTCGCGAGGCCAAGGTCGGTGGCTCGGTTATCAATATGGGCAGTATCTCGTGGATGCGCGGCCGCCCGAACCTGATTGGCTACACCGCCAGCAAGGCCGCCATCTCGGGCATGACTCGGACGCTGGCGCGTGAGTTGGGTGTGGACGCCATTCGCGTGAACGCACTGGTGCCTGGTGCCATCGTGACAGAGCGCCAAACCGCGCTGTGGCGCAACCCGGAAGAGGACCAAAAGTTCATTGACCTGCAATGCCTCAAGTTCCGCCTGGACAGCGCCCATGTGGCGCGCTCGACGCTCTTTCTGGCGGCCGACGACAGCGACGGCATCACGGGTCAGAACCTGATTGTGGATGCGGGTTTGGCCCAGGTGTCTGTGGCTGGGTAG
- a CDS encoding ABC transporter substrate-binding protein — MKRSHLVTLALGASLVAGMASAQQTTLRVFSGGQNQRPDLMRKLFDQFQVANPGIKVDIETGGATSELQRQYLSTVLNAKDSAIDIFLIDIVNPSQYSNAGWIEPLDSYVGGTAALKPYLPVYANANVVNGKVAAMPAFADAMFMYYRKDLLEKYKLAEPKTWDELSAAAQTIQKGEGNPNLQGLSIQGAPIEGAVCTFLLPYWSAGKSFNDANGKLTLDKEAATKGMEMWLKLVDQGVMKKNIAEVTTPATVNEFKAGQVAFAINWGFAWDRFKDDADSQVKGKVGVMPLPAMAGGKSATCVGGWQWAVSSFSKSKADAAKLVQFMASPASSKFLAVEGSLLPTVESVYTDADVIKAVPWFKDAAKVVVAGRARPISARYGEVSDVVRTTTSAILARVKTPADGVAEIEGKLNRVMR; from the coding sequence ATGAAACGTTCCCATCTCGTCACGCTGGCACTGGGCGCCAGCCTGGTTGCTGGCATGGCTTCGGCCCAGCAAACCACTTTGCGTGTGTTCTCGGGCGGCCAAAACCAGCGCCCGGATTTGATGCGCAAGTTGTTTGACCAGTTCCAGGTCGCCAACCCCGGCATCAAGGTTGACATCGAAACCGGCGGGGCGACGTCAGAATTGCAGCGCCAATACCTCAGCACGGTGCTGAATGCCAAAGATTCGGCCATCGACATCTTCCTGATCGACATCGTCAACCCCAGCCAGTACTCCAACGCCGGCTGGATTGAGCCGTTGGACAGCTATGTGGGTGGCACCGCCGCCTTGAAGCCGTATTTGCCTGTTTATGCCAATGCCAATGTGGTGAACGGCAAAGTTGCGGCCATGCCCGCGTTTGCGGATGCCATGTTCATGTACTACCGCAAAGATTTGCTGGAAAAGTACAAGCTGGCTGAGCCGAAGACTTGGGACGAGTTGAGCGCAGCCGCCCAGACCATTCAAAAAGGCGAGGGCAACCCGAACCTGCAAGGCCTGAGCATCCAGGGCGCACCCATTGAAGGCGCCGTGTGCACCTTCTTGCTGCCTTACTGGAGCGCCGGCAAGTCGTTCAATGACGCCAATGGCAAGCTCACGCTGGACAAAGAAGCGGCCACCAAAGGCATGGAGATGTGGCTCAAGCTTGTGGACCAGGGCGTGATGAAGAAAAACATCGCCGAGGTAACCACACCGGCCACGGTGAACGAGTTCAAGGCTGGTCAGGTGGCTTTTGCCATCAACTGGGGCTTTGCCTGGGACCGTTTCAAAGACGACGCTGACAGCCAGGTCAAGGGCAAGGTAGGCGTGATGCCATTGCCCGCAATGGCTGGCGGCAAGAGCGCCACCTGCGTGGGTGGCTGGCAGTGGGCGGTGAGCTCCTTCAGCAAGAGCAAAGCTGATGCCGCCAAGTTGGTGCAGTTCATGGCCTCTCCCGCATCAAGCAAGTTTCTGGCGGTTGAAGGCTCCTTGTTGCCCACCGTGGAAAGTGTCTATACCGACGCTGATGTGATCAAGGCTGTGCCTTGGTTCAAAGATGCCGCCAAAGTGGTGGTGGCCGGTCGTGCCCGTCCCATTAGCGCGCGCTATGGTGAGGTGTCTGACGTGGTTCGCACCACCACCAGTGCCATCTTGGCCCGGGTCAAGACACCGGCCGATGGCGTGGCAGAAATCGAAGGCAAATTGAACCGCGTCATGCGCTAA
- a CDS encoding carbohydrate ABC transporter permease has protein sequence MLSKLRDPSEKALAWLLLAPAFILIGLIVVYPIGKLIYNSFFDLRLSGGGGGALFLGLQNYADVIKDADFWNATKNTLLITLITVPGALVMGLGLALLANLPFRRKWPVRLSLLLPWALPLSFAGLIFAWFFHTEYGVVNDIVRRLGLQTEPTMWLLRPNWAFTAICLTIIWKTSSFMALILLAGLQMIPKSLYEAAEVDGANKWQQFWQITIPMLMPSIIVALIFRTITALQTFDIPYTMTRGGPGNTTETLAMLIHKTTIEYLDVGYGSTLAVGMFLLSIVVTSFYLHRVGRNA, from the coding sequence ATGTTGAGCAAATTACGCGATCCGTCCGAGAAGGCACTGGCCTGGCTGCTGTTGGCACCGGCTTTTATCTTGATCGGGCTGATTGTTGTCTACCCGATCGGCAAGCTGATTTACAACAGCTTTTTTGACTTGCGCCTGTCTGGTGGGGGCGGTGGCGCCCTGTTTTTGGGCCTGCAGAACTATGCGGATGTGATCAAAGACGCCGATTTTTGGAATGCCACCAAAAACACGCTGCTGATCACCTTGATCACGGTACCCGGTGCTTTGGTGATGGGCTTGGGGCTGGCCCTGCTGGCCAACCTGCCTTTTCGCCGCAAGTGGCCGGTGCGTCTTTCGCTGCTGCTGCCTTGGGCTTTGCCCTTGAGCTTTGCTGGATTGATATTTGCCTGGTTTTTTCACACCGAGTACGGCGTGGTGAATGACATTGTTCGCCGCTTGGGCCTGCAGACCGAGCCCACCATGTGGTTGCTGCGCCCCAACTGGGCGTTCACCGCGATCTGCCTGACCATCATCTGGAAAACCTCGTCCTTTATGGCGCTGATCCTGCTGGCTGGGCTGCAAATGATTCCAAAGTCGCTGTATGAAGCGGCGGAAGTGGATGGCGCCAACAAGTGGCAGCAGTTCTGGCAGATCACCATTCCCATGTTGATGCCCAGCATCATCGTGGCGCTGATCTTTCGAACGATTACCGCCTTGCAGACCTTTGATATTCCCTACACCATGACCCGGGGCGGCCCGGGCAACACGACTGAAACGCTGGCCATGCTGATTCACAAAACCACGATTGAGTACCTGGACGTGGGTTACGGCTCCACTTTGGCGGTGGGCATGTTCCTGCTGTCGATTGTGGTGACCTCGTTTTACTTGCACCGTGTCGGGAGAAACGCATGA
- a CDS encoding LysE/ArgO family amino acid transporter, giving the protein MLSFSPAFAFAPAFNAGLLLSLSLIMALGPQNAHVMRMGLRGQHVWLTVAVCIVSDVLLIGLGVLGIAYVGGMSEGVRVGLVLAGIAFLIYYGAQAFVRCRNGESGALPDIQVDHSAGRITRRQATASALAFGWLNPHAWLDTAVLIGTASIAWGTPGNAVFGLGAAAGSVIWFLGLGLSLFWLGQRLRSPQVWRVLDGLVALMMWGTALTLGWGLLGL; this is encoded by the coding sequence ATGCTGAGTTTCTCCCCTGCCTTTGCCTTCGCCCCCGCCTTCAATGCCGGCCTGCTGCTCAGCCTGTCGCTCATCATGGCGCTGGGCCCGCAAAACGCCCATGTCATGCGCATGGGGCTGCGCGGCCAACATGTGTGGCTGACAGTCGCGGTGTGCATCGTCTCAGACGTGCTGCTGATTGGCTTGGGCGTGCTGGGAATTGCCTATGTGGGCGGAATGTCCGAGGGCGTGCGTGTGGGTCTGGTGCTGGCTGGCATTGCCTTTTTGATTTACTACGGTGCGCAAGCATTTGTGCGCTGCCGCAATGGGGAATCGGGCGCGCTGCCCGACATCCAGGTTGATCACTCTGCTGGGCGCATAACCCGTCGCCAAGCCACAGCCTCAGCGCTCGCCTTTGGCTGGCTCAATCCGCACGCCTGGCTGGACACCGCCGTACTGATTGGCACCGCCTCCATCGCCTGGGGCACGCCCGGCAACGCCGTTTTTGGCCTGGGCGCGGCGGCAGGCTCGGTGATCTGGTTTTTGGGCTTGGGCCTGAGCCTGTTCTGGCTGGGGCAGCGTCTGCGCTCGCCCCAGGTCTGGCGCGTGCTTGACGGGCTGGTGGCCCTGATGATGTGGGGAACGGCCCTGACGCTGGGCTGGGGTCTACTCGGTCTGTGA
- a CDS encoding OmpA family protein, translating into MSSQRDDNQGVVFGILGAVVVLAVALAVGFGLGKKGDKVMPVTLPMKAAVSDAADGARVIVEGGVVKFYFASGNSDLAAGASEAVVDAISAVMAGKSLIVSGFHDSTGDAAKNAELAKQRAFGVRDLLQGLGVAADKVELMKPEETLADGDNAQARSVEVSIK; encoded by the coding sequence ATGTCTTCTCAGCGTGATGACAACCAAGGGGTTGTATTTGGAATTTTGGGTGCGGTGGTTGTCTTGGCCGTGGCGTTGGCAGTCGGTTTTGGGCTGGGCAAGAAAGGCGACAAGGTCATGCCAGTGACCCTGCCTATGAAGGCAGCCGTATCAGACGCCGCCGATGGTGCCCGTGTGATCGTGGAAGGTGGCGTCGTTAAGTTCTACTTTGCCTCCGGCAATTCAGACCTGGCTGCTGGCGCTTCTGAAGCCGTGGTGGACGCGATTTCGGCCGTAATGGCAGGTAAATCTCTTATCGTGAGCGGCTTTCATGACTCCACGGGTGATGCTGCAAAAAACGCTGAGTTGGCCAAACAGCGCGCGTTTGGCGTTCGTGACTTATTACAAGGTTTGGGTGTGGCCGCTGACAAAGTTGAGTTGATGAAGCCGGAAGAGACCCTGGCTGACGGCGACAACGCTCAAGCGCGCAGCGTCGAAGTCAGTATCAAATAA
- a CDS encoding Gfo/Idh/MocA family protein, producing the protein MKKIRYGIIGCGSMGREHIENIRAMSGTTVTALADTNEKSREQAVALLDPAPAVFENYADLLSSGLCDAVVIATPNFTHVEILRAALATDLHILAEKPLCTRVQDCHELVELAKGRKALVWVAQEYRYMPPVAEMVRMAHAGAVGQIHQVSIREHREPFYPKVDDWNRFTENTGGTLVEKCCHYFNLMDFVLGEHPVRVFASGGQRVNHLDERYDERTPDILDSAFVIVEYPSGARAMLDLCMFAENSVDNEHISVVGNEGKLESLLPSLTLRYGRREDWGTRKVWGEPSGSGKGVSVRRVWDTNIKYPGQHFGASFIEHEKFAHALRNGLPPEVSLEDGLRSVATGVAAHLSIAEGRAVALSEVLPAGW; encoded by the coding sequence ATGAAAAAAATTCGCTACGGCATTATTGGTTGCGGCAGCATGGGCCGAGAACACATCGAGAACATCCGGGCCATGTCCGGCACGACGGTGACGGCCTTGGCCGACACCAATGAAAAAAGCCGTGAACAGGCGGTGGCCTTGCTGGACCCGGCCCCGGCCGTGTTTGAGAACTACGCCGATTTGCTGAGCAGCGGCTTGTGTGACGCCGTGGTCATTGCCACGCCCAATTTCACCCATGTCGAAATATTGCGGGCAGCGCTGGCGACCGATCTTCACATCCTGGCGGAAAAGCCTTTGTGCACCCGTGTGCAAGATTGTCATGAGCTGGTCGAGTTGGCCAAAGGCCGCAAGGCCCTCGTGTGGGTGGCGCAGGAGTACCGCTACATGCCGCCTGTGGCCGAGATGGTGCGCATGGCCCATGCCGGCGCGGTAGGGCAGATTCATCAGGTCAGCATTCGTGAACACCGCGAGCCGTTCTACCCCAAGGTTGATGACTGGAACCGATTCACCGAAAACACCGGCGGCACGCTGGTGGAGAAGTGCTGCCACTACTTCAACCTGATGGACTTTGTGTTGGGTGAGCACCCGGTGCGCGTCTTCGCCTCAGGGGGCCAACGCGTCAATCATTTGGACGAGCGTTACGACGAACGCACGCCAGACATTCTGGACAGTGCCTTTGTCATCGTGGAGTACCCCAGCGGTGCCCGCGCGATGCTGGATTTGTGCATGTTTGCTGAAAACTCGGTCGATAACGAGCACATCAGTGTGGTGGGCAACGAAGGCAAGCTGGAGTCTCTGTTGCCGTCTTTGACGCTGCGCTACGGCCGCCGTGAGGACTGGGGAACGCGCAAAGTCTGGGGCGAGCCCTCCGGCAGCGGCAAAGGTGTATCAGTGCGCCGGGTGTGGGACACCAACATCAAATACCCCGGTCAGCACTTTGGGGCATCGTTCATTGAACATGAAAAGTTTGCCCACGCGCTGCGCAACGGCCTGCCACCCGAAGTTTCGCTGGAAGACGGGCTCCGCAGTGTGGCCACGGGTGTGGCCGCCCACCTGAGCATTGCCGAAGGGCGCGCAGTGGCCCTGAGCGAAGTGCTGCCCGCCGGCTGGTAA
- the pdxH gene encoding pyridoxamine 5'-phosphate oxidase, translating into MISIADLRKSYERAELNEDASPPDPMDQFDKWIKEAISSEVPEPNAMTLATVASDLRPSTRVVLIKGYDERGITWFTNYDSRKGQELAGNPFAALQFHWVELERVVRIEGRVEKVSDKESDEYFHSRPLDSRIGAWASPQSQVISGRSVLVANAARYGAQFLLQPPRPPHWGGYRLVPDNWQFWQGRKSRLHDRLLYTLTTEKNWLRERLAP; encoded by the coding sequence ATGATCTCCATCGCTGACCTCCGAAAAAGCTACGAACGTGCCGAACTCAACGAGGACGCGTCCCCCCCCGATCCCATGGACCAGTTTGACAAGTGGATCAAAGAGGCGATCTCCTCTGAAGTGCCTGAGCCCAATGCCATGACGCTGGCCACCGTGGCCAGCGATCTGCGCCCCAGTACCCGCGTCGTGCTGATCAAAGGCTACGACGAACGCGGCATCACCTGGTTCACCAATTACGACAGCCGCAAAGGTCAGGAGTTGGCGGGTAACCCCTTCGCCGCCTTGCAATTTCACTGGGTGGAATTGGAACGGGTGGTGCGCATTGAAGGGCGGGTGGAAAAGGTCAGCGACAAGGAAAGCGACGAATACTTTCACAGCCGACCACTGGATTCCCGCATTGGCGCTTGGGCCTCGCCGCAGAGTCAGGTCATTTCGGGCCGGAGCGTGCTGGTCGCCAATGCCGCCAGATATGGCGCTCAATTCCTTCTGCAACCACCCCGCCCGCCGCACTGGGGAGGTTATCGCCTGGTCCCGGACAACTGGCAGTTTTGGCAAGGTCGCAAAAGCCGCTTGCATGACCGCCTGCTCTACACGCTTACCACGGAAAAAAACTGGTTGCGCGAACGCCTTGCGCCCTAA
- a CDS encoding ABC transporter ATP-binding protein, producing MASVELQQVRKTYDGKNVIIHGMDLHIEHGEFVVFVGPSGCGKSTLLRMIAGLEEISGGDVVIDGKRVNDEPPRNRDIAMVFQDYALYPHKSLYDNMAFGLRLRGTPADEIDRRVMDAARLLRIDHMLDRKPAALSGGQRQRVAIGRAIVRQPKVFLFDEPLSNLDAQLRTEMRTEIKRLHQRLGATIIYVTHDQVEAMTLADRIVVLSAGHKMQYDTPKNIYNTPAALFVAGFTGSPAMNLVPCTLADGQVVLGNCRFVLPPALALAGATAKDLRFGIRPENVALDAGDGRVPVSAKVALTEPLGAETLVTLSVGNCELVARCPASFELNPSESLTVYLSLSHMHLFDADSGLALVA from the coding sequence ATGGCAAGCGTAGAACTCCAACAGGTTCGAAAGACCTACGACGGCAAGAACGTCATCATTCACGGCATGGACTTGCACATCGAGCACGGCGAGTTCGTCGTGTTCGTGGGCCCCTCGGGCTGCGGCAAGTCCACCTTGTTGCGCATGATTGCCGGCCTGGAAGAGATCAGTGGTGGTGATGTGGTCATTGATGGCAAACGTGTGAATGATGAGCCCCCGCGCAACCGCGACATCGCCATGGTGTTTCAGGACTACGCGCTGTACCCGCACAAGAGCCTGTATGACAACATGGCCTTTGGCCTGCGCCTGCGGGGGACGCCTGCCGACGAGATTGACCGCCGGGTGATGGACGCGGCCCGCTTGTTGCGCATTGATCACATGCTGGACCGCAAGCCCGCCGCTTTGTCAGGCGGGCAGCGCCAGCGGGTGGCCATTGGCCGCGCCATCGTGCGCCAACCCAAGGTGTTTTTGTTCGATGAGCCGCTGAGCAATCTGGACGCCCAGTTGCGCACCGAAATGCGCACCGAGATCAAGCGCTTGCACCAGCGCTTGGGCGCCACCATCATCTATGTCACCCACGACCAGGTGGAGGCCATGACGCTGGCCGACCGCATTGTGGTCTTGAGTGCGGGGCACAAGATGCAATACGACACGCCCAAGAACATCTACAACACGCCTGCCGCCTTGTTTGTGGCCGGGTTCACCGGCTCGCCGGCCATGAATCTGGTGCCCTGCACGCTGGCAGACGGCCAGGTGGTGCTGGGGAATTGCCGCTTTGTCTTGCCGCCGGCTTTGGCCCTTGCCGGCGCCACAGCCAAAGACTTGCGATTTGGGATTCGGCCCGAGAACGTTGCCCTGGACGCTGGCGATGGCCGGGTGCCGGTGTCGGCCAAAGTGGCACTCACCGAGCCGCTGGGGGCTGAAACCCTGGTGACTTTGAGCGTGGGCAACTGCGAACTGGTGGCGCGCTGCCCAGCCAGTTTTGAGTTGAATCCAAGTGAGTCATTGACGGTGTACTTGAGCCTTAGCCATATGCATCTGTTTGATGCCGATTCCGGTTTGGCGTTGGTCGCTTGA